ACTTCTTTGGGTTACTAGAGCAACTTgtcagtagattaaaaaaaaaaaaaaaaaaaaaagacaaccttttGCATTACTTAAGTCTTTCCAAGGCATGCGCTGGTACAACACAAACTTCTCCTGTCAGATGCAACTATTCTAGCATCCAAACATCATGCACAACACCTCGGTAGTAGCAGCGCACTGCGCCCGCTCCCACCGTGGCCCTGCTCATTTGTGTATGATATTTGGAGCATCTGGAGGAGTGTGAATAGTTatcaggaagaggagggaggaggaaacagCATGAGTGCCTGGCTGGGAAGAGGTCAGCCGAAGTTGTGCAGGGCAAGCCTGAACATGTCATTGGTGCAAACCCAAGCATCATTGATGTTCTTTAATAGGAACATCTGGTGGAACCCCATGATGGGGTCTTCATCAGCctgtgaagagaaagaaaatgattcagtTAGTGGGCCAAGGAATAGGAAGGTAGTCCAGTGACAGGGGGACAGGACAAACAATACTGACTTGGGGATCAGACTCTACTGTCTTGGACTCCAATTCCAATATGGCGAAGGGATACTTGTGAATGTGAACTGATACAATGTACTGGACACAGAGGGGCTATGGATGGCAGCTCGCACTGCTGCATACACTTAAGCCGCAGAACAGGTCACCAGTTAGCTACTACAACAGAGCAGAGAACACACCTGCTCTGAGCCCATGTCTCTAGGCACAGTGATCAATTTAAAAGACTTCTGCACTGCTCACCACATAACAGTATCTAAAAACGAAACAATCTTAGTGTCTGATTATGCCAGTTACCCAATTAGGAGAAACTACTGCTAATACTGACTGTGACCAGGAAGGTGAGAAAAGGCTCAAAACGGAGTTCACACTGTGATCACAGCTCtatagaacaaaaacaaagcaatatcACTAGTTGATGTTTCCTGTCACGTCATATATAACATTTGCAATGAGAATAAAAGGCAAGACATCCTCAGCCAAACTGCAAAAGACCAGGATGAAGCCTAGTTAGGGGAGGAGCCCAGTTAACCAGCACTGTCTCTAACATGGCTGGGTTTTCTGGGCATCATCAGCAAGAAGGCAAATCAATCTTTTGGGGATTCTATGTTGGACAGAAACACCAGAATGAGCCTGAAGCCAGGTACGAATGGGCAATGATGACTGACGCTAGCCTGAAAGTGGGTATTGAGTCCCCTGGAAGAGACCTCTTCACTCTCAAGGGCCTGAGTACCAACTCTGGGCAGGGCATGTTGGACAGGCAGGAAAAACTGACAAGAAAGTCCAGGCCAGAAGGCAGGTCCTCTGGGTCCATGGCAGAGACCTAAGGGCCCCCCTCTTTCTGCCCTTGTACTTGACTCAGGAGACCTCACCTAGCCTAGGGAGCCTTCAGAGCCCCACCATGACACGGGCCCAGGAGATGAGGACCTTGTCAAAGGGCAACCAATTTGTCCCAGTTTGGGAATGCGGAGAGACTTATTTGGAAACTAAGAATCTGGCTTCAGTCTGCTGGAGCACAACAGGTGGGAGTTCCTGGGAGAGTTCTTGAGGAACTGAACTGAAGGCTTTGAAGAGGACATCTcttgagaagaagaaaggaaaatgcaaagaGAAGCAGAAGTTCCAGGAATCTGCTTTGCTTAGCAGGTGGAGGAGCCAGCAGCCAGCTCAGGGAGTGGCAGCATGGACTCCCACAGGTGACTGCGACTCAGTACCCAGCTGGCCAATCCAGGGCCAGCTGCCTGCAAAAAGCCCACCTACACCTCAGGGCAATACAAAGGCCCAGTAGCTTGGCACCACAGCTCCAGCCTGCTCCTTTATCTCTTGTCCCTTTTCCAAAAAGGCTCtagaccaggggatccctgggtggcgcagcggtttggcgcctgcctttggcccagggcgcgatcctggagacccgggatcgaatcccacatcgggctcccggtgcacggagcatgcttctccctctgcctatgtctctgcctctctctctctctcactgtgtgcctatcataaataaataaaatagggatccctgggtggcgcagcggtttggcgcctgcctttggcccagggcgcgatcctggaaacccgggatcgaatcccacatcaggctcccggtgcatggagcctgcttctccctctgcctgtgtctctgcctctctctctctttctctctctctctctgtgactatcataaaaataaataaataaataaataaataaataaataaataaataaataaataaaaataaataaaaaataaaattaaaaaaaggctCTAGACCAGTACTTTGCAATAGTACTTTCTGTAATAACAGAAATAGTCtatgtctgggggcacctgggtggcttagtcggttaagtgtccaactcgtgacttctgctcaggtcatgatctcagggttatgatatagagccctgtgtcaggctctgtgctcagtggggagtatgctcaagattctctctcttcctctgcccatccccccacctgcacatgctcatgctctcaaataaataaatcttaaaaaaaaaattctatgtctGCGCTGTCCAATAGGCAGCCACAAGGACAGACTATGAGGACTTGAAACATGGCTAGTTCAACTGAGAAACtccattttaactttatttcattgttattaatataatttaaaaatcaccattaaaattaaaacatttaaaaaatatgactagggatccctgggtggcgcagcggtttggcgcctgcctttggcccagggcgcgatcctggagacccgggatcgaatcccacgtcgggctcccggtgcatgcagcctgcttctccctctgcctgtgtctctgcctctctctctctctctgtgtgactatcataaataaaaattaaaaaaaaaaaaaaaaaaaagcatacgggagaaaatctttctttaaaataaaataaataaaaaaaataaaaaatatgactaGCAGTTATTGTATTGAATTGCACAGCTCTAGATGCTTTGATAAGCAGGTCACATCACAGAAAAGGCAGGGGTGCAGGGTTCTCCTCTGCCTGCCCATTCCTCCCTAccaccactattttttttttttaattttccatctttaccgttttttaaaaagatttatttatttatttaatcagagggagagagagacgcagagacacaggcagagggagaagcacctaCCACCACTATTAAGAGGCAGCAGTACTATTACCTTGAGCTGGCCCACTACCATGCTGATGATGCAGCTATCTGGCGTGGGCTGATGGTCCTGTGCCGTGATGCTGTGCTGGATTTTCTGGAACGGAAGgctctgcaaaaaaaaagaatgggttatGCTGTGGCCAGTAGGGCAGGGAAGAAGCTACTTAAACATGGCCCTGGCCCTTACTTACAGACAACTTCTCCACAATGGCAGCTTTCCCCTGGAACTGCTGTCCTTCCCACGTAAGGCATGATGCATCAatctgaaaaccagaaaacacaGGGGCAGGGCCTTGTTTCAGAAAAATGAGTTCAAACTTTAGTTTCCTTGCCTGTAAAGAAGGGAACTCAAAGCAGCTTCCATACTCTGCACTATTAACATCCTCTTTAATTATACCCTATCTTCCCCAAAATACAAGAGGGGTAGAACTCAAAGTGCTTCTGCTACTTACCAGCTTAACATTTGGcaagttacttatttttctgagtctgtttcctgatcattatttatttatttacttatattatttttttcttttaaagatttatttattcatgagagatacacagacagagagaggcagagacacaggcagagggagaagcaggctctacacagggagcacaacgtgggactcaatcccaggtttcaaggatcacaccctgggctgaaggtggcgctaaaccgctgagccacccaggctgcccttacttgtattatttttaaagattttatttatttatttgagaaagagatagagttcaagcacgagcaggggggagggacagagggagagggagaagcaggtctctcgctgagcagggagcctgatgcagggctcaattcccaaaccacaagatcatgacccaaccagaaggcagacacttaattgagccatccaggcacccactTCTTGATCTTTAAAAAGGGATATGtaaggtgcctgggtagctcattccaatgggcatccaactcttgatttcggctcaggttacagtcttggggttgtgggattgagccccacatcaggctcggagctcagcatggactctgcttgggattctctgtctccctctcccccaactctgcctctcaaataaataaataaatctttaaaaagggagtggggggcaggggacatgTGCTGAGGATTATATGAAATGACATAAAGCACACTTTTAGGACCTTGCTAATAACTCCCTTCTCTAGGTCAGGACTGCTTTAATTGATTTTAAGAAGCAATGAGACAGACGTATCAAGATCCTAgagtcaggatccctgggtggctcagcagttgagtgcctgccttcggcccggggcgtgatcctggggtcctgggattgagtcccgtgtcggctccctgcaaggagcctgcttctccctctgcctgtgtctctgcttctctctctgtgtctctcacgaataaatagaatcttaaaaaaaaaaaaaagatcctagaGTCAGATCagttgaagtttttaaaattctctatgaTGACAACCAAATAATTCATGTGCTGAATTTAGTTTTCCACTGGTaagatccttttcttttcttcagactTGACCCTGACTTTTTGGAGAGACACACAGGGCTTTGCCCACAGTCAGGCTCTGAGGCTATGTTGGATCGCTCCTATCACTTCCATTCTGGGCAGACCTGGTAGGCATGTCCCAATTGATCACATTTCTGTGATTGAATCTTGGGCAGGGTCAGATACAAATAATTCCTGATGTATATGAACATCATTAAAATAGCACCAAATAATGCCTGCCTAAAAGGATTTCTTAAAAGACACACCAGCCTTCCTGGggtacttgagtggctcagttggctaagtgtctgccttcagctcaggtcatgatctcattcatGCATgcgtgcactctctcaaataataaataaaatcttaaaacaacaattacaacaacaacaacaacaagacatACCAGCCCCCCTGGGCTAACCCCATTTGTTTACCATGAGCATCCAGGGGCTTTTGGTCCCCAAAAGGAAGCTGGGCCTAGGGCCTCCAAGGAGTGCTCAGCTTTGTACTGATGATGCTCACAGCTGCTGCCTCCACAGAGCACCACAAGCCCCAGCATCTGCCTGCTCTGGCCCACTCTGGAATCAGAGGCACTCCCAGGACAATGGAATGGCAAGCCTAGAACACCCTGCCAAGGACACCAGGATCCCTACTCTTACAGAAGATGACAGAAGGGAACATGTATGTAGACCAGGTAGTTGGGCTAGGCCTCAGGTAACCTGTCCCATGGACAGAAACTCAGAAAGATATAGtcaaggggcaccagggtggctcagcagttgagtgtctaccttggactcaggttgtgatcccagggtcctgggattgagtcccccatcaggttcctcgcaggaagcctgcatctccctctgcctatatctctacctccctctctgtgtctctcatgaataaatttaaaaaatcatataatatatatatatgtatataaaaggaTATAGTCAAATCCCGTAAGGGCTGCTAGAATTTGTGAACTGACACCCTAGCCCAATTATCTGAAATGATCCCCTGGGGTCCCATTCAGGCCCTAGAGCTGAAGACTTACATAAATTGCGCCTAGTTGGGTTCTGTCGTTATCAAATAACTGGTAGTAATGCTGAATGAAGCTGGATCCAATCTGCTCCCAAATTGGCTTGTCTCCCATTCTGGAGTGTCACCCGGCCTTGTTGAGACCTGCAAGATCAGCAAAACAGAGAGGCAAGTGTTGGTACCAAAGGAGCAGGAGGTGGccagtttctgtttcttcaccAACCCTACCCTTCTTGGCCTCCTGGAGCAGAGAGAGTCCTTGGCTGAAGTGTGTTCTCCCAGGGAACATACAGAGGCCCAGGTTAACTGGTAGGAGGCCCCTTCCAATACAGACcagtgcagggagcccagaggtAGACCAGACTGAGCTTCTCCTTTGAGGAGCTCTGAATGATGAAATGAAGGGGTGCCAGAGATGTGAAGCACACAGGATGGGAGCTGAGGGTGGAGCCAAGACAAAGGAAAGTCATAGCAAGTCCTTCAATGCCCAATGGCAGGGTGTGGCCTTCAAGGAGGAACTCACACCACTCTCCCACATCTTTTCATTTGATCCTCTCAACAACCTGCAAGGCCAGAGTTACTactattcttcccattttagaGGTCAGAAACTACAGATATCTGTATGTGAAGTATCTTCTATTGCAGTCCTCAGCCCCATCAATACTGTCCCAGGGCTGTACTGGCAGGTGGAAGAAGATCCAGCGAGGGAGTGGGAGATGGCTCCTCAATGCCTCACTGGAAATAAAAGAGTAAGTGACTCTTTATTTTAGTCCTTTATTTGACCTTCCGTTTTAGTCTTAAGGGAGCAGTTTACTTCTTTGAGCACAGGTaacatctcttcatttcttcattcctaCTCACTTCAGAGCTGAGGACACAGGAGTTCCAAATATCAGAGAGTAATACTGAGGGGTACAGGGAAGACAAACGGAGGCTATGAGGAGGAAATATGTCATCTCTTCACACCCCTCATCCCAGCACTGCCTCTATTGGAAGGGGCTGCCCCTCTCTGGTCTCTGAGGGGGGAAAGGAGACACCCTACCAGCTAGAAACATCACAGCTCCAAGGGTGTAAACTGGGGCAAACTCAAGCCCCAGATGAGAGCCACTCTGGCTTTGTtaaccaccctccctccccctagGAAGCCCACATCTCACTGAAGGATTCCATGACAGCAGAATATCGTATATGGTTCTGCAGTTGGGTCTGACTACCTCCCCATCTCCTGATAACAGGACTCTGAACCAAAGCGGTGAGGAGCTGGGTTCAACCCTGGCAGACAACCATTAACAGTGGTGGAATCTGATGCAAGTCACTGCCCTAAGaagggcctcagcttcctcctctgcaaaGGGGTGGAACCCTGATGTTGCCAGTGGTTGTAAAGCCTCACGAAAGGAACCTGCTAGTTCACTCCAGTCCCTATGACCTCACCCAAGGCCAGAGGAGCCAGCTGGGATGGATAGTGTAGGGGGGCAGTGGCTTATCCCCAATCCAGCCAATCTCCTAGCCTATGACCTATACTCCAGCCAATGAAGGGCCAGGAAGATGAGCCAGCTTTATTTTAGGTCCCATAGGAGGTGGTGGCACTAAAAATAGGAGCTCAGTACTGGGATGACTAAGAAATGTCCAAGAAAAGTCTAAAACAAGCAGAAGAGAAAGCCTGGACCTGGTCACGCCTGCTACACAGGAACACAAGGTGTGTCCCAGTTTATACTCTGCCAAGAAACAAATCAACAAGTGGGAAAAGCATAGAATCAACAGCTAGGCTCAGCTGCTGTCTTGGTCACATTTCCAAGGGGTCAGACTGTGGCTATAGTCAttccccatctctgccccttccaccctaGTAGTATTCACTCTGTTTGGCTCACTCACTGTGGCCCAGCCCTACAGTACCTTACCCCAAGATGTCTTGCTCAGCCCCCAAGAGCTCTGGGGCAAGGGGAAAGCTGGAGGAATGGACAAGGGccatctctccctctgtcctcagcAAGATTGGGCAGCCCTCAGGGAAGGTCTTAGAAAAAGAGTATGCCGATTAGAAAAAACAAGCCAGTGTTTGGGTGCATGAAAAGAGATAAGGGCAGGAAACCAGAAAGCTGAAGATGGAGGGTGACAGGAAAAAAGGCTAAATAAAAGCTGATTCAAAGACAAgaaaagtggggtgcctgggtggctcagtggttgagcatctgcctttggctaaggtcatggtcctagggtcctgggattgagtcatcaggctccccacaggagcctgctcctccctctgcctatgtttctgcctctctctgtgtctctcatgaataaataaaatcttaaaaaacaaaacaaaacaccaaagacAAGAAAAGTGGTGCCATGTTGTAGGGCAGTGACGCAGAGGAAATGCGGgagtgttttttttccctttttcaataTTGTTCTTAAGGTGTGATAACTTGCCAATATTAAAACTACTTGGCAGAAGTAGCGGTAGAGTGAAGAGGGTGGAGGGATAAAGGGACAGAAGAGCACTCTAGTTTAGTGGAGCAGGGTAGGGCAAAGTCAGCTTTCCTAAGGAATGAGATTGCTCAGGGGCTCCCAGAAAGTTGTAAGTAGGAATCTTCAAAACTATTTGGGTTGAGGTCTTTTCCAAGAAGTGTCCCTGAAGCCAATACCAACCTTGTTGGCCTGCTTGACTCTGATGTGTTTACTGCCACGTAGTCATCATAATAACCATGTGGTCAGATCCCACTGTCATCCCACTTCACAGGTGGGAAAACTAAGGTTCAGCAATTTGTCTTGACCCAAGTCCAGTGGCAAGTAAGTACACCAGGACTGATACTAGGTCTCCTGATCAAAGCCAATGCTTTCTTTCTGCTAACTTTGTCCCTCTGTTCTAAATGACAAAGCTGGCCATTTCCCTTCTCTACAACGGCCTCACTTCTGGATTAAACCCTGAAGCTCCACAGGTGGCCAACCACACCTGTCCATGTGTCCCTACCACTCTCTCCTACCTTCATCCAGCTCCACATACAAACAGACCAGAACTTGCTGAGGGCTTGCTCACTGGTTTTCACCCCACTCCTACCCCATGAATCGCCCTGCTGGTATGTCCTCCCTCTCATCTGCCTGGTCAGTTCCTA
This window of the Canis lupus dingo isolate Sandy chromosome 5, ASM325472v2, whole genome shotgun sequence genome carries:
- the NUTF2 gene encoding nuclear transport factor 2 → MGDKPIWEQIGSSFIQHYYQLFDNDRTQLGAIYIDASCLTWEGQQFQGKAAIVEKLSSLPFQKIQHSITAQDHQPTPDSCIISMVVGQLKADEDPIMGFHQMFLLKNINDAWVCTNDMFRLALHNFG